The genomic interval atccACTCATAATATTCAATCACTCACAGGTTACATTAAATTCTAGATGTACATTGGCACTGACGAGTACAGTATACTGCATGACGAGAAACAGGTACAAACGATTAAACAGaacatatttagtttttttcatatttatgcaaacatgtaCATACACATTATAAACATACAGCATACATGTATAAACGCCCATAAACACATTACAATacacataataaaaataacatgcaaCATCAAAAATTTGACTGTACAGGTACATATACAATGATTCATACAtctataatgcatatataatacaTCAGTGGTCAGCTGCTGGTAGATCCGATTTTTTTTCCTCTCCGTGTCGTTTCTTAAAGACGATGTTATTTCGCTCTTTCCATCTAGATAACCACCCGGAGGAGGGCTGGAACTCAGGCTTGTCCAGCTTCTTTGCCAGGGCACAGGCTTTTTCTTCAAGAATAGGCCCAGACACTGGGATGCCTCTTGACCTGGCATCTGTGAACCAGGTTGAAAGCGCTGCTTCCACATCAGCCGCTTTCCCAGACCGATGGCGTTTTCGTTCTGGATTAGCGTTGGACTCATATTCCTCCATTATGTTGGCTCGATTGGAGGATATACGAGACACTTGACCTTGAGAGCATCCCATCTTCTTCGCTATTTGTGTCTGGGGCATTTTCTGATCCAGCAGTTTGATGACTTCATATTTGTCAGCAAGGCTGAGATCGTTGCGTTTTCGTTTGTTCATCTTTAGATATGATTTTCTGTGACGCTGTTGTGTAGGTTTATCTTCACGAACTGAAAATATAGTGTTACATTCCATCACCTATTGCAAACTGTCGAGCAAGACACTTCAACAGCTTTTTTTAATCGTCAACAAActctttaattgttttaaatcgtcaacaaactctttaattgtttctaattggcaacaaactgttgaagtgtgttactcAACAGTTTGAATTCGAAAGTTTGCGCCTGACTGCAAACTGTGATTTGCATTAGTTTTAACCGGAGACTCCAGTATTTGCATTGTGCTTGGCCCGCATACTACACCTGTTATGATgcttgacagacgctgcatacatgcatggtgtGACATGAAAACAAAGGCAGTGAATGGAGCGTGTCTGTTTAAATAGTTGAAACGATGCATATACTTGGAGATTTATGAGATTCTACGCTGGATTATAGTGTACAATCGATaattggctattcaattaaccAGAATATGCCATATTTCCTATCAGATTAGGCGATGCTTTTACAATGGGAAGAGATGTATATCGTgaatggtttggtgttttcaatttctatttaATTAATCGGATTATTCgattatccgatattcaattaagtggaatctacttATCAAGTTAAGAACAAAAGTGCATTAAGTTAATAAAATCggaaatacaaataatgtataaACATATACCTACCATTACCTGGATACTTTTACCATTACCATACCATGAAATGTGATAGTTACAAGCCGTAGCAAGACAGTAACTGGTTTTCTTTCTGATTCTGCTCTCTTGTGCTTTCTTGCAAGTATGACATTACTGTTATCAGTTTACAGTTCTCTCCCTTTCTTGCAAGTATGACATTactgtaatcagtttacagttCTCTCCCTTTCTTGCAAGTATGACATGACTGTAATCAGTTAACAGTTACTCCTTGCCCTTGTAAACAGCTTCAATTGTTATGAAATATGGCTTTGTGCAATAAGTTCATTATTGCATGTTTGTTTATCAACCAATGTGTGAATGGCATAATGTTCACATTCAAGTTagtgttcaagaacacttcaatAATGAACAGCACAAATACATACACATGTACCTGTTGTTAATATGTTACACATATGGTTTGGGTTTTATGAACAAACTGTGTTCACACACATTCAGCACTTAAATCCACAGCACAGTTTGGAATTGCAAATTCCAAGCcagtacaaaaaaaaaatctgcacTATAGAGTGCTACATGGGACATACATGTATTCAATGAACATAAAAGTCAATGGTTATAACCCACAAATTATGGCTCCATAATTAATAACCATACTTTCAATATCATAATGTCAGCTTCGAAACTTACATAAAACTCACGAGCATTTATATTGCATATAAATTCATCAAAATAATCACGTCTCTATACTTTCAGGAAATAAAAATTGATCAATTTGTATAATTGTTAATATTAATCAACATATAGCAAGTCATTTTGTGAGGCTTTAAGGATATTCTCAAATGTAAAACAAGAAATACAACAGTATTGGTTCTCAAAATTAAGAACAGCCTTGTTACTGAAAACATAACAAAAGagcatttatttgtgtttttttaaataagagtttCTTGAAggaatattttttcaatattgtttgcCTGAAAATGTGAAACAAAAAACTACTGTTAAAATGTGTAAGAAACCATGAAGGCTGCTGCTATAACTGTTAGAACCAACAGTGCTCAATTCACATTGTAACCATGGCATTCTAGGGCTGGCATTATTGGAAAATTGTATCAGAACAcctgataattaataaataatgccCACAATGGGGCAAACCATGGCAATACAGGAGGACCAATATTGATTATTGGCAGGGgattttccagccattttgggaaaaggagtctggtcaaattgggatttttttaacaaataaaagtggcataattgggaattttttatcgacattAAGGACcgatttgggaattttttatcagCAAATATTATCACAACAGGTCTTTTCCAGGacattttggataaaaatcatgaaaaaacatattttgtaggttgtgtacaaaataaaattgagatatagagtctaataatcataagtcaaaagacttattttaaataaatatataaaaatttggattttttaaaataatttcagtttgggatcgggtccgtttgctttggaatcaattttacggccttttttacatagcagaaaaaaccctgatTGGAAACCATAGACCAGACTCAGTTTGATGGAAAATTCAGTAGTCCTGCAGGCTGTTAATCTTAAAGTTTGCAGCAACAGGCAATATCGGACCAATAATGATTTTTGGAAACCAGACCACACTCAGTGCAGTTAAATGCAAATTTCGTTGATATTCTGTAAGATGTTGTTGTACAATCTTGTCAACATTTGATAAAGAAAtgctgtttataaaaaaaattaaaaaagagcaccgaataacggttgccacgctcggctgcgaaaggttgtcagattttatttttttagaggtcacagtgaccttgacctttgacctagtgacccaacaagagatgtgtttgtcagaaacacaatgccccctactgcgccgcattgaaataacatttctatttatcatttggcaggtatagaaatcatctccctttaaaggttattacttcccttgaattttgtccaatccaaccggggggggggggggggtctctcacagtcaattatgaccatgtcagacatcactgaaaacaaggcctgtggtttaaaagagatcatagccagagttgatcatgtatctatggacataagtccacaggtatgtaatgaacatcaaagaaattataagtatatcattaaaaaaaaactttgacaaatcaatcatttgggttataaataatcaaaataataaatctgtacagtacatgtaactgtgaaaagaacttcaattcttggtattgaaatatattatatgagatttataattatataaactacTTTCCTTGAatataattgtctgtaacaaatctctattatTAGTAACAAccaattaaaagccactaccgtgactgtacatgtagattcaccactcaaaatgtgcagctccatgaggtacacatgcatgccacatatataaagtggctatgttcaatattgaaaaattttctccctttttaaagcttattacttcccttaaatctgtatttttttaccatagaccgtaaaggatgaccttgaccttttaccacaatgtgtttgtcagaaacacaatgttgcCTACTGcgccttttgttttatttaacaaaaatatatacgtgggcaggtcagataactatgtccatttaaagcttatttcttcccttgactttgttttttcgacccttgaccttgaaggatgatgttcaccttgaaattttaccactcaaaatgtgcagctccatgagatacacatgcatgccaaatatcaaggtgctatcttccatatttaaaaagttatggccaatgtaaaggtttgagcacgacgcctacggcggacgacgagctggctatgacaatagctcgggttttctccgaaaacagccttgctaaaaaaATTAACGAATATTGCCCATCACATTTGAAACATGGCTACCATAGAAGCAAAGGACTTGAGCACTGTTCACCATTTTCCAGACTGTTTCTGATggatgcagggccctcaatctgtcaaatccacggccgaaattcagccgcattccccccccccctgaaaagtatacttttttcccctttttgggggaaaaattccccctaaaaaaaaaaataaaaaaaaattatagatagatgtctcatgattattttcaaacatactgaataatgaaataagcaatgaatgtagtgcaaacatgtacaaatgtaataattagagagtaactaaaaaatcccccaaaaagggaaacgccgcgaaaattccccctgctatgggtagcgacccgctccccctaaaatggattgagggccctgggatGTAAAATTATCTCCCAACATAACTTAGTCAAGTTTCCTGTAATATGTGGCCACTGGTACACAGTCATATGTATAATTGCTACTCTTGCCTTGCATGGACAGTCACACTTCAGCATATACTCCAGCTATTATTTTGATCAACAACCGGACAATTTTGCAGCTGGCTTACTTATGGGATACTCGTGATGGTCACTGAGGGATCGTTCTTTAAATCTACCCCAGtatcaccaagtactggttcaagcCGGACATGAACTCAGTGACATTTAAGTAAGACTTTGGCTTTTAATTCAATCAAGCGAAAATAAATACTGGTATGTTAAAACTAACGACCGGACTTAGGAATTCTAATCCATGGTTTATCTCTATCACATCTTATTTGAATGATTGCCAAACTGACTGAAACTTTCAATTGCATACAGATTTGTTTATGGGACAATTTACACACCATTTTAACATGAAAGTTTAAAAGCTACCCATTAAGAATTCAAGAGATAAATAAACCAAATCATACAACAGCGTGGAAAATGGTGTTGAGTAAAAGAAAACGTAGCACTTACTGTATCCCTGCTGCCCTGTCATGTCTGCCTGGGAACCAGTAGCACCAGTTGGGTCAAAGTTCGCTCCCACAGAGTCATTAGCGCCCCAATCCTGGGGTTGCATAGGTCTCCCAGGCTCTACTCCAGTTATTTCCAAGTCCATTTCCGCTTCAGATATTGCTTCAAGTTTAACACTGACGTCTGGATCATGTTCACTGTTATCACCTGACACTAAACTAGACAAGTCTGCTCCTAAGCTAAGTCCTTCTTGATTCTGCTCCTTGTGTGATGAGGATGATTCAGAGTTTGCATCGTCGGTTCCCGGTTCAGATTTCATGTTCTGATGTAATGATGGTGAAGATGGCTGACTAGTTGCACTTTGGTTGGAGGTTTCGTCGTCCGGCTCTAACTTGATCGTTTGGCCATCAAGCTTGGCTGGTGACTTCATTGGAGATCTGACTGGGGAAGCTGCTGCTCGGATGGGGCGGGTCACTGGATACGGCTGATGTCGCAACCCTCCCCCTGGAGGCCGAAACTGTTGCCGCGGTGATAGTGCTGTGGCCTGGAAGCGCGGCATTGGTCCCCGGGGAGGCATGTAACCCATGGAGCCCGGCATGTTACCCATTGACTGAATGGATAGAGCTTGCTGTTGCTGCAATGCTAAGGAAGCGGCTTCAGCCTCTTGTGCCTTCCTAATTTCCTCCTCCCGATCCCTTTGTTCTTGCTCTTGCTTCCTCTTGTGGTGGCCTGATGAGAAACACAAATTTTATTAGGTTCATATAAACTAATTGTAAGTGAAAATGAAATTGAATCACCAAAAAGAGGCTAATGACATTCTGGAAAAAGGccaatttattgcaaaacaagagatgtgtttgtcagaaacacaatgccccctattgcgccgctttgaagccatatatttgatctttgaccttgcaggatgaccttgacctttcaccactcaaaatgtgcagcttcatgagattcacatgcatgccaaatatcaagttgctatcttcaatactgcaaaagttatgaccaaggttaaagttttgggacacacacatacaatgaatgaataaatgaatgacttgactgacagacaggccaaaaaacaatataccctccatcattctatccgggggcataaac from Dreissena polymorpha isolate Duluth1 chromosome 1, UMN_Dpol_1.0, whole genome shotgun sequence carries:
- the LOC127864620 gene encoding transcription factor btd-like isoform X6 codes for the protein MATPDMDVIKEVPGYRVILKAVLKSQIQQLIEQLASTTNEESIILTASVADGTLSHLGSDSAKGFLEDHEDVKSQFLGYCLKSHHKRKQEQEQRDREEEIRKAQEAEAASLALQQQQALSIQSMGNMPGSMGYMPPRGPMPRFQATALSPRQQFRPPGGGLRHQPYPVTRPIRAAASPVRSPMKSPAKLDGQTIKLEPDDETSNQSATSQPSSPSLHQNMKSEPGTDDANSESSSSHKEQNQEGLSLGADLSSLVSGDNSEHDPDVSVKLEAISEAEMDLEITGVEPGRPMQPQDWGANDSVGANFDPTGATGSQADMTGQQGYSFFDVQLGTGSPGDEDYLSSLNISPAMPSKRPMKFFLCTLCGKNQPSRSHLERHMRQHTGDRPFKCQFCDYRATRADNLRSHELRHHLKSEVLH
- the LOC127864620 gene encoding uncharacterized protein LOC127864620 isoform X28 — translated: MATPDMDVIKEVPGYRVILKAVLKSQIQQLIEQLASTTNEESIILTASVADGTLSHLGSDSAKGFLEDHEDVKSQFLGYCLKSHHKRKQEQEQRDREEEIRKAQEAEAASLALQQQQALSIQSMGNMPGSMGYMPPRGPMPRFQATALSPRQQFRPPGGGLRHQPYPVTRPIRAAASPVRSPMKSPAKLDGQTIKLEPDDETSNQSATSQPSSPSLHQNMKSEPGTDDANSESSSSHKEQNQEGLSLGADLSSLVSGDNSEHDPDVSVKLEAISEAEMDLEITGVEPGRPMQPQDWGANDSVGANFDPTGATGSQADMTGQQGYIHHRTSQEAEHEKETDQPKQAYVNSQETISPYVSPGGHNTDKSSGSERSQDTGRPS
- the LOC127864620 gene encoding Krueppel-like factor luna isoform X8, giving the protein MATPDMDVIKEVPGYRVILKAVLKSQIQQLIEQLASTTNEESIILTASVADGTLSHLGSDSAKGFLEDHEDVKSQFLGYCLKSHHKRKQEQEQRDREEEIRKAQEAEAASLALQQQQALSIQSMGNMPGSMGYMPPRGPMPRFQATALSPRQQFRPPGGGLRHQPYPVTRPIRAAASPVRSPMKSPAKLDGQTIKLEPDDETSNQSATSQPSSPSLHQNMKSEPGTDDANSESSSSHKEQNQEGLSLGADLSSLVSGDNSEHDPDVSVKLEAISEAEMDLEITGVEPGRPMQPQDWGANDSVGANFDPTGATGSQADMTGQQGYNANNPDAGSNIEWMITEVRSENICTICGLRQPSKSHLIRHMRTHTGDKPFRCRFCLYRSSRSDTLKAHEASRHPAEFQLYLKP
- the LOC127864620 gene encoding zinc finger and BTB domain-containing protein 17-like isoform X13, translated to MATPDMDVIKEVPGYRVILKAVLKSQIQQLIEQLASTTNEESIILTASVADGTLSHLGSDSAKGFLEDHEDVKSQFLGYCLKSHHKRKQEQEQRDREEEIRKAQEAEAASLALQQQQALSIQSMGNMPGSMGYMPPRGPMPRFQATALSPRQQFRPPGGGLRHQPYPVTRPIRAAASPVRSPMKSPAKLDGQTIKLEPDDETSNQSATSQPSSPSLHQNMKSEPGTDDANSESSSSHKEQNQEGLSLGADLSSLVSGDNSEHDPDVSVKLEAISEAEMDLEITGVEPGRPMQPQDWGANDSVGANFDPTGATGSQADMTGQQGYKSSPESKGYFRKEDGFYYCIFCGRANKYKCRIEEHVRVHTRERPFMCKVCGKCFTQKSSMVGHQTLHLNIRP
- the LOC127864620 gene encoding myoneurin-like isoform X15, with translation MATPDMDVIKEVPGYRVILKAVLKSQIQQLIEQLASTTNEESIILTASVADGTLSHLGSDSAKGFLEDHEDVKSQFLGYCLKSHHKRKQEQEQRDREEEIRKAQEAEAASLALQQQQALSIQSMGNMPGSMGYMPPRGPMPRFQATALSPRQQFRPPGGGLRHQPYPVTRPIRAAASPVRSPMKSPAKLDGQTIKLEPDDETSNQSATSQPSSPSLHQNMKSEPGTDDANSESSSSHKEQNQEGLSLGADLSSLVSGDNSEHDPDVSVKLEAISEAEMDLEITGVEPGRPMQPQDWGANDSVGANFDPTGATGSQADMTGQQGYTVIQSTYYHSGSVCGKVFPCRTKLERHSTVHSGEKPYGCSVCGRKFKQKDYLKVHMAVHMKDKLSDKGAVS
- the LOC127864620 gene encoding zinc finger and BTB domain-containing protein 17-like isoform X20, encoding MATPDMDVIKEVPGYRVILKAVLKSQIQQLIEQLASTTNEESIILTASVADGTLSHLGSDSAKGFLEDHEDVKSQFLGYCLKSHHKRKQEQEQRDREEEIRKAQEAEAASLALQQQQALSIQSMGNMPGSMGYMPPRGPMPRFQATALSPRQQFRPPGGGLRHQPYPVTRPIRAAASPVRSPMKSPAKLDGQTIKLEPDDETSNQSATSQPSSPSLHQNMKSEPGTDDANSESSSSHKEQNQEGLSLGADLSSLVSGDNSEHDPDVSVKLEAISEAEMDLEITGVEPGRPMQPQDWGANDSVGANFDPTGATGSQADMTGQQGYMETYIGSPFKLHACEICGRLFQAKAWLRRHMKSHTRQKEFECDICKKQFAHKDSWKRHSLVHLRL
- the LOC127864620 gene encoding zinc finger and SCAN domain-containing protein 10-like isoform X21, whose product is MATPDMDVIKEVPGYRVILKAVLKSQIQQLIEQLASTTNEESIILTASVADGTLSHLGSDSAKGFLEDHEDVKSQFLGYCLKSHHKRKQEQEQRDREEEIRKAQEAEAASLALQQQQALSIQSMGNMPGSMGYMPPRGPMPRFQATALSPRQQFRPPGGGLRHQPYPVTRPIRAAASPVRSPMKSPAKLDGQTIKLEPDDETSNQSATSQPSSPSLHQNMKSEPGTDDANSESSSSHKEQNQEGLSLGADLSSLVSGDNSEHDPDVSVKLEAISEAEMDLEITGVEPGRPMQPQDWGANDSVGANFDPTGATGSQADMTGQQGYSPDDRRWDCDLCGKQFKFNSLLVRHRRSHTGERPYKCSVCGRAFRQGPHLKYHLITCHNVVQHLV
- the LOC127864620 gene encoding zinc finger protein 768-like isoform X2 yields the protein MATPDMDVIKEVPGYRVILKAVLKSQIQQLIEQLASTTNEESIILTASVADGTLSHLGSDSAKGFLEDHEDVKSQFLGYCLKSHHKRKQEQEQRDREEEIRKAQEAEAASLALQQQQALSIQSMGNMPGSMGYMPPRGPMPRFQATALSPRQQFRPPGGGLRHQPYPVTRPIRAAASPVRSPMKSPAKLDGQTIKLEPDDETSNQSATSQPSSPSLHQNMKSEPGTDDANSESSSSHKEQNQEGLSLGADLSSLVSGDNSEHDPDVSVKLEAISEAEMDLEITGVEPGRPMQPQDWGANDSVGANFDPTGATGSQADMTGQQGYKATILTNQVAASVHKTPGGRLSICEVCQKVFPYKSKLVRHMVVHTKDKPFKCACGKRYRDISALRYHQQTFGHNKKEMSSTIKSQRNDEQDGDDAATWNSSDSEQISWNEMGVQNE
- the LOC127864620 gene encoding zinc finger protein egl-43-like isoform X11, which translates into the protein MATPDMDVIKEVPGYRVILKAVLKSQIQQLIEQLASTTNEESIILTASVADGTLSHLGSDSAKGFLEDHEDVKSQFLGYCLKSHHKRKQEQEQRDREEEIRKAQEAEAASLALQQQQALSIQSMGNMPGSMGYMPPRGPMPRFQATALSPRQQFRPPGGGLRHQPYPVTRPIRAAASPVRSPMKSPAKLDGQTIKLEPDDETSNQSATSQPSSPSLHQNMKSEPGTDDANSESSSSHKEQNQEGLSLGADLSSLVSGDNSEHDPDVSVKLEAISEAEMDLEITGVEPGRPMQPQDWGANDSVGANFDPTGATGSQADMTGQQGYMDNIHLPGSVKTLSVWVCEFCNKKFYAQSWLVRHRRTHTGERPFTCEVCERKFSRKHHMLDHMKRAHAEKNDGEFSV
- the LOC127864620 gene encoding zinc finger protein 8-like isoform X19 — its product is MATPDMDVIKEVPGYRVILKAVLKSQIQQLIEQLASTTNEESIILTASVADGTLSHLGSDSAKGFLEDHEDVKSQFLGYCLKSHHKRKQEQEQRDREEEIRKAQEAEAASLALQQQQALSIQSMGNMPGSMGYMPPRGPMPRFQATALSPRQQFRPPGGGLRHQPYPVTRPIRAAASPVRSPMKSPAKLDGQTIKLEPDDETSNQSATSQPSSPSLHQNMKSEPGTDDANSESSSSHKEQNQEGLSLGADLSSLVSGDNSEHDPDVSVKLEAISEAEMDLEITGVEPGRPMQPQDWGANDSVGANFDPTGATGSQADMTGQQGYSPSENSLECDQCGKQFKFLSYLVRHKRSHTGERPFECTICGRDFTQPHHLKYHYFTSHNKIEHLIG
- the LOC127864620 gene encoding zinc finger and BTB domain-containing protein 7B-like isoform X22, with amino-acid sequence MATPDMDVIKEVPGYRVILKAVLKSQIQQLIEQLASTTNEESIILTASVADGTLSHLGSDSAKGFLEDHEDVKSQFLGYCLKSHHKRKQEQEQRDREEEIRKAQEAEAASLALQQQQALSIQSMGNMPGSMGYMPPRGPMPRFQATALSPRQQFRPPGGGLRHQPYPVTRPIRAAASPVRSPMKSPAKLDGQTIKLEPDDETSNQSATSQPSSPSLHQNMKSEPGTDDANSESSSSHKEQNQEGLSLGADLSSLVSGDNSEHDPDVSVKLEAISEAEMDLEITGVEPGRPMQPQDWGANDSVGANFDPTGATGSQADMTGQQGYSADLCAQLGFTCHVCPVCEKRFYAKAWLHRHMRVHTGEKPYQCHVCHKKFSLKENLKRHVTLH
- the LOC127864620 gene encoding zinc finger and SCAN domain-containing protein 10-like isoform X12; amino-acid sequence: MATPDMDVIKEVPGYRVILKAVLKSQIQQLIEQLASTTNEESIILTASVADGTLSHLGSDSAKGFLEDHEDVKSQFLGYCLKSHHKRKQEQEQRDREEEIRKAQEAEAASLALQQQQALSIQSMGNMPGSMGYMPPRGPMPRFQATALSPRQQFRPPGGGLRHQPYPVTRPIRAAASPVRSPMKSPAKLDGQTIKLEPDDETSNQSATSQPSSPSLHQNMKSEPGTDDANSESSSSHKEQNQEGLSLGADLSSLVSGDNSEHDPDVSVKLEAISEAEMDLEITGVEPGRPMQPQDWGANDSVGANFDPTGATGSQADMTGQQGYNPTDRYISSHTNVSGGKTFKCLVCSQTMPRKNSMSRHILTHLQTKPYQCNICDHRCNRRDALRKHYKRIHAVTWA